Proteins encoded together in one Marinithermus hydrothermalis DSM 14884 window:
- the pckA gene encoding phosphoenolpyruvate carboxykinase (ATP), producing MRNLDRHGIKPKGVVYWDLPAPILYEHTIKRDLGQIAQSGALVVDTTPYTGRSPKDKFIVEEPPYAEEIWWGEVNQPFPPEAFEALYARVAEYLSGRDLYVQDLYAGADPDHRLPVRVITESPWHALFARNMFIRPPQGDDEIESFVPGFTVVHAPFFQAIPERDGTRSEAFVIISFAKRVVLIGGTQYAGEIKKSIFSVMNYLMPQEGVFPMHCSANVGPQGDTAIFFGLSGTGKTTLSTDPERPLIGDDEHGWSDTGVFNFEGGCYAKVIRLSPEAEPLIYRASNQFGAILENVVLNPQSRRVNFDDGSKTENTRASYPIDLLEGVVPSGQGPHPQNIFFLSADAFGVLPPIARLTPEQAMYYFISGYTAKVAGTERGVTDPVATFSACFGAPFLPLHPGRYAEMLRAKIQQHRPRVWMINTGWTGGPYGVGERIKLAYTRAMLRAALSGALDEVEYVKDPVFGLAIPTTVPGVPREILIPKQTWADPAAFDETAARLARMFRENFEKYRDGVDAAVLEAAPSA from the coding sequence ATGCGGAATCTGGACCGACACGGCATCAAACCCAAGGGCGTTGTGTACTGGGATCTGCCAGCCCCGATCCTGTACGAGCACACCATCAAGCGCGACCTGGGGCAGATCGCCCAAAGCGGCGCCCTCGTGGTGGACACCACGCCGTACACAGGCCGCAGCCCGAAGGACAAGTTCATCGTGGAGGAACCCCCGTACGCGGAGGAGATCTGGTGGGGTGAGGTGAACCAGCCGTTCCCCCCGGAGGCCTTCGAGGCGCTGTACGCTCGGGTGGCCGAGTACCTCTCGGGCCGGGACCTGTACGTGCAGGACCTGTACGCCGGCGCGGACCCCGACCATCGCCTGCCGGTGCGGGTCATCACGGAAAGCCCCTGGCACGCGCTATTTGCGCGGAACATGTTCATCCGTCCCCCGCAGGGCGACGACGAGATCGAAAGCTTCGTGCCGGGCTTTACCGTGGTGCACGCGCCGTTCTTCCAGGCGATCCCCGAGCGGGACGGGACCCGCAGCGAAGCCTTTGTGATCATCAGTTTCGCCAAGCGGGTGGTGCTGATCGGCGGCACCCAGTACGCCGGGGAGATCAAGAAGTCCATCTTCTCGGTGATGAACTACCTCATGCCCCAGGAAGGGGTCTTCCCCATGCACTGCTCGGCGAACGTCGGGCCTCAAGGGGACACCGCGATCTTCTTCGGCCTCTCCGGGACCGGGAAGACCACGCTCTCCACCGACCCTGAACGCCCCCTGATCGGGGACGACGAGCACGGCTGGAGCGACACGGGGGTGTTCAACTTCGAGGGCGGGTGCTACGCCAAGGTCATCCGCCTCTCCCCCGAAGCCGAGCCCCTCATCTACCGGGCCTCGAACCAGTTCGGCGCGATCCTCGAGAACGTCGTGCTCAACCCGCAAAGCCGCCGGGTGAACTTCGACGACGGCTCCAAGACCGAGAACACCCGCGCCTCCTACCCCATCGACCTGCTCGAGGGCGTGGTGCCCTCCGGGCAAGGCCCGCACCCCCAAAACATCTTCTTCCTCTCCGCGGACGCGTTCGGCGTGCTGCCCCCCATCGCGCGGCTCACGCCCGAGCAGGCCATGTACTACTTCATCAGCGGGTACACCGCCAAGGTCGCGGGGACCGAGCGGGGCGTGACCGACCCCGTCGCGACCTTCTCCGCGTGCTTCGGCGCGCCGTTCCTGCCGCTCCACCCCGGCCGGTACGCGGAGATGCTGCGCGCAAAGATTCAGCAGCACCGGCCCCGAGTCTGGATGATCAACACCGGGTGGACCGGCGGCCCTTACGGGGTGGGGGAGCGCATCAAGCTCGCGTACACCCGCGCGATGCTGCGCGCCGCGCTCAGCGGGGCCCTGGACGAGGTGGAGTACGTAAAGGACCCGGTGTTCGGCCTGGCAATCCCCACCACCGTCCCCGGCGTGCCGCGCGAGATCCTCATCCCCAAGCAGACCTGGGCTGACCCTGCGGCTTTCGACGAGACCGCGGCGCGGCTCGCCCGCATGTTCCGCGAGAACTTCGAGAAGTACCGGGATGGGGTGGACGCCGCGGTGCTCGAGGCTGCTCCGAGCGCGTAG
- a CDS encoding cytochrome C oxidase subunit IV family protein yields MANAGEQHQPIRVYLMVWGALFVLSVFSYLMDYLEVRPLGLKWFLITALALVKAGLIVAYFMHMRFERQSLVFAILLPPVLLLALVAILMPEGAYVAAVRQFFLGN; encoded by the coding sequence ATGGCGAACGCGGGAGAACAGCACCAACCGATCCGGGTGTACCTGATGGTCTGGGGGGCTTTGTTCGTGTTGAGCGTCTTCTCGTACCTCATGGACTACCTGGAGGTGCGCCCCCTGGGGCTCAAGTGGTTCTTGATCACCGCGCTGGCGTTGGTGAAGGCGGGTTTGATCGTGGCGTACTTCATGCACATGCGCTTCGAGCGGCAGAGCCTGGTCTTCGCGATCCTATTGCCGCCCGTGCTGCTGCTGGCGCTCGTCGCCATCCTGATGCCCGAGGGGGCGTACGTGGCCGCGGTGCGCCAGTTCTTCCTCGGAAATTAA
- a CDS encoding cytochrome c oxidase subunit 3, whose protein sequence is MQRDVHGLPRFVRDLVVDWSADRQAFQVNWGKAMMWLFLLSDTFIFGAFLSGYAAARVAATQAWPDPSEVFALRVGQTEVPLLLIAIMTFVLISSSGTMAIGVAYGYRQDRTRTALFLVLTALLGLTFVSMQAFEWTKLILEGFRPWGNPVGAPQFGSSFFMLTGFHGLHVTAGVIYLSAVAVRVLKGVYDRHGYAGVEIAGLYWHFVDLVWVFIFAFFYLF, encoded by the coding sequence ATGCAAAGGGACGTGCACGGCTTGCCCCGGTTTGTTCGCGATCTTGTGGTGGACTGGTCCGCGGACCGGCAGGCCTTCCAGGTCAACTGGGGCAAGGCCATGATGTGGTTGTTCCTCCTCTCGGACACCTTCATCTTCGGGGCCTTCCTCTCGGGGTACGCGGCGGCCCGCGTGGCGGCCACCCAGGCCTGGCCGGACCCCAGCGAGGTGTTCGCGTTGCGCGTCGGGCAGACGGAGGTGCCCCTCCTTTTGATCGCGATCATGACCTTCGTGCTGATCAGCTCGAGCGGCACCATGGCGATCGGGGTGGCGTACGGGTACCGCCAGGACCGGACGCGGACCGCACTGTTCCTGGTCCTCACGGCGTTGTTGGGGCTCACCTTCGTGAGCATGCAGGCCTTCGAGTGGACCAAGCTGATCCTCGAGGGGTTCCGGCCGTGGGGGAACCCGGTGGGCGCGCCGCAGTTCGGGTCTTCCTTCTTCATGCTGACGGGGTTTCACGGGCTGCACGTAACCGCGGGAGTGATCTACCTCTCCGCGGTGGCGGTGCGCGTGTTGAAGGGCGTGTATGACCGGCACGGGTACGCGGGGGTGGAGATCGCGGGGCTGTACTGGCACTTCGTGGACCTGGTGTGGGTCTTCATCTTCGCGTTCTTCTACCTGTTCTAG
- the ctaD gene encoding cytochrome c oxidase subunit I has product MARQARPGLLATIWDLLTTVDHKKIGLMYLVVSMLSFGLAGILALLIRLQLAAPNNELLVGQAYNQVLTLHGATMLFFFIIPAGISGFGNFFVPLMLGERDVALPRVNAFAFWLFVASAVLIYLSIFFGGAPDVGWTFYYPFSVDPSTTGVDFFMVGVLLLGISSLLGAANFAATIYNLRTKGLTLWKMPIFVWSVFATSILTLLALAGITAASLLVFLDRKIGLTLFNPAIGGDPILFQQFFWFYSHPAVYIMLLPYLGILAEVASVFARKPVFGYRFMVFAQMGIVLVGMLVWAHHMFTVGESQIFQLAFAAATALVAVPTGVKIFSVLGTLWKGHLVMKTPLYWVLGFLFNFLMGGISGVTLALVPFDYQAQDSYYVVAHFHNVLMAGSGFLVFAGLYYWWPKMTGRMYDERLGKTHFWLFLVGYLLTFMPQYVLGLLGMPRRYYTYPDGLYLWNELNLISTIGALLLGLGGLVWLWAMIKSLRYGEKAPDNPWGGWTLEWATSSPPPAYNFAVAFPTRFASERPLYDWQKEGLTPKPIDPATIHLPSPTIWPFMTALGLLILGVGLALPWPNGWLWAGGVWFLFSLFKWAVTPEYDHPVEHHTVTGKSNAWMGMAWFIVSEVGLFALLISGYLYLRLTGAAVPPLERPALWLALLNTFFLVSSSFTVHYAHHDLRHGKPTPFRFGLLVTILLGVIFTLFQTYEFVTAASHTSWTENLWMAAFFLIVGLHGLHVIIGATGLTLAYYQALKGRLDPHHHGTLEAAAMYWHLVDAVWLFIVTIFYVW; this is encoded by the coding sequence GTGGCACGGCAAGCGCGTCCCGGCCTTCTGGCCACGATCTGGGACCTATTAACCACCGTAGATCATAAAAAGATCGGTTTGATGTACCTGGTCGTTTCGATGCTTTCGTTCGGGCTGGCGGGCATCCTCGCCCTCTTGATCCGCTTGCAGCTCGCCGCGCCGAACAACGAACTGCTCGTCGGCCAGGCGTACAACCAAGTCCTGACCCTGCACGGGGCCACGATGCTCTTCTTCTTCATCATTCCCGCCGGAATCTCCGGGTTCGGGAACTTCTTCGTGCCCCTCATGCTCGGGGAGCGCGACGTGGCCCTGCCGCGCGTGAACGCCTTCGCCTTCTGGTTGTTCGTGGCCTCCGCGGTCCTGATCTACCTCTCGATCTTCTTCGGCGGCGCGCCGGACGTAGGGTGGACCTTCTACTACCCCTTCTCGGTGGACCCCAGCACCACCGGTGTGGACTTCTTCATGGTGGGCGTGCTGCTTCTCGGAATCTCCTCCCTTTTGGGAGCCGCGAACTTCGCCGCCACCATCTACAACCTGCGCACCAAAGGGCTCACGCTCTGGAAGATGCCGATCTTCGTCTGGTCGGTCTTCGCCACCTCGATCCTGACCCTCCTGGCGCTCGCCGGCATCACCGCGGCCTCGCTCCTCGTCTTCCTGGACCGCAAGATCGGCCTCACGCTGTTTAACCCCGCGATCGGCGGTGACCCGATCCTCTTCCAGCAGTTCTTCTGGTTCTACTCGCACCCCGCCGTGTACATCATGCTCCTCCCCTACCTGGGGATCCTGGCGGAGGTCGCCTCGGTCTTCGCGCGCAAACCGGTCTTCGGGTACCGCTTCATGGTCTTCGCCCAGATGGGCATCGTGCTGGTGGGTATGCTCGTGTGGGCCCACCACATGTTCACCGTGGGCGAGTCCCAGATCTTCCAGCTGGCCTTCGCCGCGGCCACCGCGCTCGTCGCGGTCCCGACTGGCGTGAAGATCTTCAGCGTGCTCGGCACCCTCTGGAAGGGGCACCTCGTCATGAAAACCCCCCTGTACTGGGTGCTGGGCTTCCTCTTCAACTTCCTCATGGGCGGGATCAGCGGCGTCACCCTCGCCCTCGTGCCCTTCGACTACCAGGCGCAAGACTCGTACTACGTGGTCGCCCACTTCCACAACGTCCTCATGGCCGGGTCGGGCTTCCTGGTCTTTGCCGGGCTGTACTACTGGTGGCCTAAAATGACCGGCCGCATGTACGACGAGCGCCTCGGGAAGACCCACTTCTGGCTCTTCCTCGTGGGGTACCTGCTCACCTTCATGCCGCAGTACGTCCTGGGCCTCCTCGGCATGCCCCGCCGCTACTACACCTACCCGGACGGCCTGTACCTCTGGAACGAGCTGAACCTCATCTCCACGATCGGCGCGCTCCTCCTGGGCTTGGGCGGCCTGGTCTGGCTCTGGGCCATGATCAAGAGCCTCCGCTACGGCGAAAAAGCCCCGGACAACCCCTGGGGCGGCTGGACCCTCGAGTGGGCCACCTCCTCCCCGCCCCCCGCGTACAACTTCGCGGTGGCCTTCCCCACCCGCTTCGCCTCCGAGCGCCCGCTGTATGACTGGCAGAAGGAAGGCCTCACGCCCAAACCGATCGACCCCGCCACCATCCACCTACCGAGCCCCACGATCTGGCCCTTCATGACCGCGCTCGGCCTCCTCATCCTGGGCGTCGGTCTGGCCCTCCCCTGGCCGAACGGCTGGCTCTGGGCCGGCGGGGTGTGGTTCCTCTTCAGCCTCTTCAAATGGGCCGTCACCCCCGAGTACGATCACCCCGTCGAGCACCACACCGTCACCGGGAAGTCCAACGCCTGGATGGGCATGGCCTGGTTCATCGTCTCGGAGGTCGGGCTCTTCGCGCTGCTCATCTCGGGATACCTGTACCTGCGCCTCACCGGCGCGGCCGTCCCGCCCCTCGAGCGTCCCGCCCTGTGGCTCGCCCTCCTGAACACCTTCTTCCTGGTCTCGAGCTCCTTCACGGTGCACTACGCGCACCACGACCTGCGCCACGGGAAACCCACCCCCTTCCGCTTCGGCCTCCTCGTCACGATCCTGCTGGGCGTGATCTTCACGCTGTTCCAGACCTATGAGTTCGTCACTGCGGCCAGCCACACGAGCTGGACGGAGAACCTCTGGATGGCCGCGTTCTTCCTGATCGTGGGGCTGCACGGTCTGCACGTGATCATCGGCGCGACCGGCCTGACGCTCGCGTACTACCAGGCCCTCAAAGGGCGGCTGGACCCGCACCACCACGGGACCCTCGAGGCCGCCGCGATGTACTGGCACCTGGTGGACGCGGTCTGGCTCTTCATCGTGACGATCTTCTACGTCTGGTAA
- a CDS encoding cytochrome c oxidase subunit 3 yields the protein MPQVKEPARRGGEGHPPGRDGGGGGGGGGSEAFPVPTARLGLWLFLAVATVLFSALMSAYIIRMGYPDWQPLPEPGLLWVNTGLLLFASGALQRAVRAARRGDGRGVRQGLALGGGLGALFLLGQLAAWRELAALGYFVAQGPASSFFYLITALHGLHLVGGLVAWGRVTARARREEAARVRLAVELTALYWHFLLVVWLVLFGLMLVT from the coding sequence ATGCCCCAGGTCAAGGAGCCCGCACGACGCGGTGGTGAGGGACACCCGCCCGGCAGGGACGGGGGCGGCGGGGGGGGTGGTGGGGGCAGCGAGGCCTTCCCCGTCCCCACGGCTCGTCTAGGGCTTTGGCTCTTCCTCGCCGTAGCCACGGTTCTCTTCAGCGCCCTCATGAGCGCGTACATCATCCGGATGGGGTACCCGGACTGGCAGCCCCTGCCGGAACCCGGCTTGTTGTGGGTGAACACGGGCCTCCTGCTCTTCGCCAGCGGGGCGCTCCAGCGGGCGGTGAGGGCCGCGCGGCGCGGGGACGGGCGCGGGGTGCGGCAAGGGCTTGCGCTGGGCGGGGGGCTTGGGGCCTTGTTCCTCCTCGGGCAGCTCGCCGCGTGGCGGGAACTCGCCGCGCTAGGGTACTTCGTCGCACAAGGCCCTGCGAGCAGCTTCTTCTACCTCATCACGGCGCTGCACGGGCTGCACCTTGTGGGCGGGCTCGTGGCGTGGGGTAGGGTAACGGCCCGCGCGAGGCGGGAGGAAGCGGCTCGAGTCCGCCTCGCCGTGGAGCTCACCGCCCTGTACTGGCACTTCTTGCTCGTGGTGTGGCTGGTCTTGTTCGGCTTGATGCTCGTGACGTAG
- the ctaD gene encoding cytochrome c oxidase subunit I yields MEGRNAHQYGGGFWTRYVFSQDHKVIAIQYTLTALFVGAVGMGLSWLMRLQLGFPGRFDFIGPNNYYQAMTQHGMIMVIYLLTALLLGGFGNYLIPLMIGARDMAFPFVNMLSYWVYFLSVVVLLASFFVPGGPTGGGWTLYPPQVILPGTPGADLGIVLMLVSLALFIVAATMGGLNYVTTVLQLRTKGMTLMRMPLAVWGIFVAAVVALLAFPALFVGAVMLLLDKTLGSSFFMPAIVQFGQRLPYEGGSPLLWQHLFWYFGHPEVYIVILPAMGLVSELIAVHARKPIFGYRMMVLSIVSIAAISFVVWAHHMYTSGMNPYFGFFFATTTLIVAIPSAIKTYNWVITLWRGNLHLTVPMLFAIGFVSTFVIGGLTGLFLGNVVVDFPLQDTYFVVGHFHMVMGVATIMAIFGGIYHWFPKVTGRMMNETLGKLHFWVTFIGVYLIFYPMHYMGILGVPRRYFAFEGLDFLPPSVQGLNAFITVAAFAVGAAQLVFGFNLIWSFFKGRKAGENPWRATTLEWQAPTPPPHLNWGERLPVVHRWAYDYSVPGVREDFVPQTVEPVAAPSGEHAGGAAGGKG; encoded by the coding sequence ATGGAAGGGCGTAACGCACACCAGTACGGCGGGGGGTTCTGGACGCGGTACGTGTTCAGCCAGGACCACAAGGTGATCGCCATTCAGTACACGCTCACCGCGCTCTTTGTGGGAGCGGTGGGCATGGGGTTGTCCTGGTTGATGCGACTGCAGCTGGGGTTCCCCGGCCGGTTCGACTTCATCGGCCCCAACAACTACTACCAGGCGATGACGCAGCACGGCATGATCATGGTGATCTACCTCCTCACGGCCTTGCTCCTGGGGGGGTTCGGGAACTACCTGATCCCCTTGATGATCGGCGCGCGGGACATGGCGTTCCCCTTCGTGAACATGCTGAGTTACTGGGTGTACTTCCTCTCGGTGGTGGTGCTGCTCGCGTCGTTCTTCGTGCCGGGCGGGCCGACCGGGGGCGGGTGGACCCTCTACCCCCCGCAGGTGATCCTGCCGGGCACGCCGGGCGCGGACCTAGGGATCGTGCTGATGCTCGTCTCGCTGGCCTTGTTCATCGTGGCGGCCACGATGGGCGGCCTGAACTACGTCACCACGGTCCTGCAGCTCAGGACGAAAGGCATGACCTTGATGCGGATGCCGCTCGCGGTTTGGGGCATCTTCGTCGCGGCGGTCGTGGCCCTCCTCGCCTTCCCCGCTCTCTTCGTGGGCGCGGTGATGCTGCTTTTGGACAAGACGCTGGGCTCGAGCTTCTTCATGCCCGCGATCGTGCAGTTCGGGCAACGCCTCCCGTACGAAGGGGGCAGCCCCCTCTTGTGGCAGCACCTGTTCTGGTACTTCGGGCACCCCGAGGTGTACATCGTGATCCTGCCCGCGATGGGGCTGGTGTCCGAGTTGATCGCGGTGCATGCCCGGAAGCCCATCTTCGGGTACCGGATGATGGTGCTGTCCATCGTGAGCATCGCGGCGATTAGTTTCGTGGTGTGGGCGCACCACATGTACACCAGCGGGATGAACCCGTACTTCGGGTTCTTCTTCGCGACCACCACCCTGATCGTTGCGATTCCCTCCGCGATCAAGACCTACAACTGGGTGATCACGCTCTGGCGGGGGAACCTGCACCTCACGGTCCCGATGCTGTTCGCGATCGGGTTCGTGAGCACCTTCGTGATCGGTGGGTTGACCGGGTTGTTCCTGGGGAACGTGGTGGTGGACTTCCCCCTGCAGGACACGTACTTCGTGGTGGGGCACTTCCACATGGTGATGGGGGTCGCCACGATCATGGCGATCTTCGGGGGAATCTACCACTGGTTCCCCAAGGTCACGGGCCGCATGATGAACGAAACCCTGGGGAAGCTGCACTTCTGGGTGACCTTCATCGGGGTGTACCTGATCTTCTACCCCATGCACTACATGGGCATCCTGGGGGTGCCGCGCCGGTACTTCGCGTTTGAGGGCCTGGACTTCCTCCCGCCGTCCGTGCAGGGCCTGAACGCCTTCATCACGGTCGCGGCCTTCGCGGTGGGCGCGGCGCAGCTCGTGTTCGGGTTCAACCTGATTTGGAGCTTCTTTAAGGGCCGGAAGGCCGGGGAGAACCCCTGGCGGGCCACGACGCTGGAGTGGCAGGCGCCCACGCCCCCGCCGCACCTGAACTGGGGGGAGCGGCTGCCGGTGGTGCACCGCTGGGCGTACGATTACAGCGTTCCCGGCGTGCGCGAGGACTTCGTGCCCCAGACGGTGGAGCCGGTCGCGGCCCCAAGCGGCGAGCACGCGGGCGGCGCGGCTGGAGGAAAGGGGTAA
- a CDS encoding heme o synthase — protein MKRIRFEWYAWGALAYTLAVIVWGAYVRATGSGAGCGRQWPSCQGEILPRPEALETLIEFTHRVTSGLAWFLALGLLVWALRAFPKGHPVRFGAGLSLFFMTTESLVGAGLVLFEMVADNVSIARAWWMSLHLINTFLLIAALTLTAWWASGGPPVRLKGQGAVGVALGLGLLGTLILGASGAVTALGDTLFPANNLVEGIRQDFSPTAHLFIRLRLFHPLIAVSVGVYLILTASLVSYLRPTPAVRRFAKLLTVLFLVQLGAGLLNLLLLAPVWMQLVHLLLADLVWIALVLLAAAALSQDALPAVPTPAPASPHAGTGGATWRDYMALTKPRVISLLLFTTLTAMIIAAGGWPGTGLFLAVALGGYMAAGAANAINMVIDRDIDGRMARTAHRPTVTHRIPSNHALLFAFALTVGSFLILWLAANLLTAALALAGLLFYVLVYTIYLKRRFWNNIVVGGAAGAFPPLVGWAAVTGELSLFAWYLFTIIFFWTPVHFWALALLIKEDYARVGVPMLPVVHGERMTVLQIALYAVLTALISIMPLLLGEVGWFYLSMAALLNLVLLVRSLELYRHPDRPHAVSLYKYSMLYLALLFLAMAVDRALWL, from the coding sequence ATGAAGCGAATTCGGTTTGAGTGGTACGCCTGGGGAGCGCTGGCCTACACGCTCGCCGTGATCGTGTGGGGGGCCTACGTACGCGCGACCGGCTCGGGCGCGGGGTGCGGCCGGCAGTGGCCCAGTTGTCAAGGCGAGATCCTCCCCCGCCCCGAGGCCCTCGAAACGCTCATCGAGTTCACGCACCGCGTCACGAGCGGCCTGGCCTGGTTCCTCGCGCTGGGCCTCCTCGTGTGGGCGTTGCGCGCCTTTCCGAAGGGCCACCCCGTCCGGTTCGGGGCCGGGCTTTCTTTGTTCTTCATGACCACGGAGTCCCTGGTGGGGGCGGGCCTCGTGCTGTTTGAGATGGTGGCCGACAACGTCTCCATCGCGCGCGCCTGGTGGATGAGCCTGCACCTGATCAACACCTTCCTCCTCATCGCGGCGCTCACGCTCACCGCCTGGTGGGCCTCGGGCGGCCCCCCGGTGCGCCTCAAAGGGCAGGGCGCGGTCGGCGTGGCCCTGGGCCTCGGGCTTCTCGGCACCCTTATCCTCGGCGCCAGCGGGGCGGTCACCGCGCTTGGGGATACCCTCTTCCCAGCGAATAACCTGGTGGAAGGCATCCGCCAGGACTTCTCCCCCACGGCCCACCTCTTCATCCGCTTGCGCCTCTTCCACCCGCTGATCGCGGTCTCGGTGGGGGTGTACCTCATCCTCACCGCGAGCCTCGTGAGTTACCTGCGCCCCACCCCCGCCGTGCGCCGCTTCGCGAAGCTCCTCACCGTCCTGTTCCTCGTGCAGCTCGGGGCGGGCCTCCTGAACCTCCTGCTCCTCGCGCCGGTCTGGATGCAGCTGGTGCACCTGCTGCTCGCAGACCTCGTCTGGATCGCGCTGGTCCTCCTCGCGGCGGCCGCGCTAAGCCAGGACGCGCTGCCCGCAGTCCCTACCCCTGCCCCGGCCTCCCCCCACGCGGGCACGGGCGGAGCCACCTGGCGGGACTACATGGCGCTCACCAAGCCCCGCGTGATCAGCCTCCTGCTCTTCACCACCCTCACCGCCATGATCATCGCCGCGGGCGGCTGGCCGGGCACGGGCCTCTTCCTCGCCGTCGCCCTCGGCGGGTACATGGCGGCCGGCGCCGCGAACGCCATCAACATGGTGATCGACCGGGACATCGACGGCCGCATGGCGCGCACCGCGCACCGCCCCACCGTCACGCACCGCATCCCCTCGAACCACGCCCTCCTCTTCGCCTTCGCGCTCACCGTAGGCTCCTTCCTGATCCTCTGGCTCGCCGCGAACCTCCTTACCGCTGCCCTGGCCCTCGCGGGACTTTTGTTCTACGTCCTCGTTTACACGATCTACCTGAAACGCCGTTTCTGGAACAACATCGTAGTAGGCGGCGCGGCGGGAGCCTTCCCCCCCCTCGTGGGCTGGGCCGCGGTCACGGGGGAGCTCTCCCTATTCGCCTGGTACCTCTTCACCATCATCTTCTTCTGGACCCCGGTGCACTTCTGGGCGCTGGCCCTCTTGATCAAGGAGGACTACGCCCGCGTCGGGGTGCCGATGCTGCCGGTCGTGCACGGCGAACGCATGACCGTGCTGCAGATCGCGCTGTACGCTGTCCTCACCGCGCTGATCTCGATCATGCCGCTCTTGCTCGGTGAGGTGGGCTGGTTCTACCTGAGCATGGCAGCCCTGCTGAACCTCGTGCTTCTCGTGCGCAGTCTCGAGCTTTACCGTCACCCCGACCGCCCGCACGCGGTCTCGTTGTATAAGTACTCCATGTTGTACCTCGCGCTCCTGTTCCTGGCGATGGCCGTGGATAGGGCGCTTTGGCTTTAG
- the coxB gene encoding cytochrome c oxidase subunit II, which produces MLRIVLSSLGLLLLGLALAQNDVQNVTVFDTSSPINREVSQLFWITMGFAALIFTVVFGALIYSIVKFRARGDEKGEPPQFHGNDRLEILWTLIPLGIVAVLFALTAKTLFAIGTPPEEGIEVQVTGYQFWWDFYYPEYDVRTSNELIIPVGRAVKFEVTSKDVIHSFWAPNLGGKIDAIPGVTTRTWFQAEEPGIYYGQCAELCGASHANMRFRVIAVPEEEFENFMRAARAYKAPEPVSPREERGQQIFAQSCASCHRVQGTAAQGTLGPDLSYFGNRTTLGAGVWPNKPEYLKPWIMNSTDVKPGSEMPAFPQLTEEDVEALVAYLDSLRLEGFDFSELPKR; this is translated from the coding sequence ATGCTGCGGATAGTTCTAAGTTCACTCGGCCTGTTGTTGTTGGGTCTCGCGCTCGCACAGAACGACGTGCAGAACGTCACCGTCTTCGACACCAGCTCCCCCATCAACCGGGAGGTCTCGCAGCTCTTCTGGATCACGATGGGGTTCGCGGCATTGATCTTCACGGTCGTGTTTGGCGCCTTGATCTACTCGATCGTGAAGTTCCGCGCCCGCGGTGACGAGAAAGGCGAACCCCCCCAGTTTCACGGGAACGACCGCCTCGAGATCCTCTGGACCCTGATCCCCCTCGGGATCGTCGCGGTGCTGTTCGCCCTCACCGCGAAAACCCTGTTCGCGATCGGCACCCCCCCGGAGGAAGGGATCGAGGTCCAGGTCACCGGCTACCAGTTCTGGTGGGACTTCTACTACCCCGAGTATGACGTACGCACCTCCAACGAGCTCATCATCCCCGTGGGGCGGGCGGTCAAGTTCGAGGTTACCTCGAAGGACGTGATCCACTCCTTCTGGGCTCCGAACCTCGGTGGGAAGATCGACGCAATCCCCGGCGTAACGACACGCACGTGGTTCCAGGCAGAGGAGCCCGGTATCTACTACGGCCAGTGCGCCGAGTTGTGCGGGGCTTCGCACGCCAACATGCGCTTCCGGGTAATCGCCGTTCCTGAGGAGGAGTTCGAGAACTTTATGCGGGCCGCCCGGGCTTATAAGGCGCCGGAACCGGTCTCGCCGCGGGAAGAGCGGGGGCAGCAGATCTTCGCCCAGAGCTGTGCGAGCTGCCACCGGGTGCAGGGCACCGCGGCACAGGGCACGCTGGGGCCGGACCTCTCCTACTTCGGCAACCGCACCACGCTCGGCGCGGGCGTCTGGCCGAACAAGCCGGAGTACCTCAAGCCGTGGATCATGAACTCGACCGACGTGAAGCCCGGTTCTGAGATGCCGGCCTTCCCGCAGCTCACGGAAGAGGATGTGGAGGCCCTCGTAGCGTACCTGGACAGCCTGCGGCTCGAGGGGTTCGATTTTAGCGAGCTTCCGAAGCGTTAA